From Medicago truncatula cultivar Jemalong A17 chromosome 7, MtrunA17r5.0-ANR, whole genome shotgun sequence, a single genomic window includes:
- the LOC11436534 gene encoding calmodulin — MADQLTDDQISEFKEAFSLFDKDGDGSITTKELGTVMRSLGQNPTEAELQDMINEVDADGNGTIDFPEFLNLMARKMKDTDSEEELKEAFRVFDKDQNGFISAAELRHVMTNLGEKLTDEEVDEMIREADVDGDGQINYDEFVKVMMAK, encoded by the exons CTGAATTCAAAGAAGCATTTAGCTTGTTTGATAAAGATGGTGATG GTTCCATCACAACAAAGGAGCTTGGAACCGTGATGAGGTCATTAGGCCAGAATCCAACAGAGGCAGAGCTACAAGACATGATAAACGAAGTAGATGCCGATGGTAACGGCACAATCGATTTTCCTGAATTTCTAAACCTTATGGCAAGGAAAATGAAAGACACAGATTCAGAAGAAGAACTGAAAGAAGCGTTTAGAGTGTTCGACAAGGATCAGAATGGATTCATTTCTGCTGCTGAACTGCGCCATGTAATGACCAACCTTGGTGAAAAGCTTACTGATGAAGAAGTTGATGAAATGATTCGAGAGGCTGATGTTGATGGTGATGGtcaaattaattatgatgagTTTGTTAAGGTTATGATGGCCAAGTGA
- the LOC11432679 gene encoding ubiquitin-conjugating enzyme E2 22: MATNENLPPNVIRQLAKELKNLDETPPEGIKVVVNDDDFSTIFADIEGPAATPYESGVFRMKLKLSHDFPHSPPKGYFLTKIFHPNIANSGEICVNALKKDWNPSLGLRHILIVVRCLLIEPFPESALNELAGKLLLENYEEYARHARLLTGIHAKPKPKFKSGAITESTTALNVDQTNTSVLNSDIKTMPSGAALPPLSLPLTTGARGTGQDQAVVGVLTESSANVSSAAAVVSAAHAPQKRDIGTAKAQADKKKLDARKKSLKRL, translated from the exons ATG GCCACCAACGAAAATCTTCCGCCTAATGTGATAAGGCAACTTGCCAAGGAGTTGAAAAATCTTGATGAAACCCCTCCCGAGGGCATTAAAGTTGTCGTGAATGACGAtgatttttcaacaatttttgctGACATTGAAGGCCCTG CTGCAACTCCTTATGAGAGTGGAGTTTTCCGCATGAAGTTGAAACTATCGCATGATTTTCCACACTCTCCTCCTAAAG GATATTTCTTGACCAAGATTTTCCATCCAAATATTGCCAACAGTGGAGAGATTTGTGTCAACGCGCTCAAAAAGGATTGGAATCCTAGCCTTGGGTTACGGCATATTCTCATC GTTGTTAGGTGTCTATTGATTGAACCGTTTCCAGAATCAGCTTTAAATGAACTGGCTGGTAAACTACTGCTTGAAAATTATGAGGAGTATGCTAGACATGCCAG GCTTTTAACCGGAATCCATGCAAAACCAAAGCCGAAATTCAAAAGTGGAGCTATAACCGAATCAACTACTGCTCTGAATGTTGATCAGACAAACACTTCGGTGCTTAATTCTGACATCAAAACCATGCCGTCAGGTGCTGCTTTGCCACCACTGTCATTGCCCTTAACCACTGGAGCAAGAGGAACTGGTCAGGATCAGGCAGTAGTGGGCGTTCTGACCGAGTCGTCTGCTAATGTTTCTTCTGCTGCCGCGGTAGTTTCTGCTGCTCATGCACCACAAAAGAGGGACATTGGAACTGCTAAAGCTCAGGCAGACAAGAAGAAGCTAGATGCTAGAAAGAAAAGTTTGAAAAGATTGTGA